In the genome of Epinephelus lanceolatus isolate andai-2023 chromosome 18, ASM4190304v1, whole genome shotgun sequence, one region contains:
- the LOC117267935 gene encoding butyrophilin subfamily 3 member A3, which yields MMQCFHFMVEPAKNLTAKIKESHKRAKNGKREPLDEDQLFVVDLARDLSRVCQRSAVLEHIWNLDDTWPTALCRMIILQWASMLEGKKRPMQTDGWPEMDEVKQPDIFNEQDLLQAKNVILSWVKDLRAQPEQSVWPGEPVAKVLEDMQSAWRWGRAPNLLTAMELVFLTLLVQRPDKDTIPQQWLMWKQKTQKIGAISYIPQPVWDWITDAAVEVTLDLDTANPDLLISTDEKRMRCGFERKDVPNYHQRFDGWWCAVGVEGFTSGRHYWEVEVGERDWRLGVAKEAALRKGFKSLNTDTGYLSLRLERGTELKALTVPFTSLPPGLIPRKVGIYLDYDRGQLSFYDVDKHLHIYTYNESFDDKLFPLFGTVEIIKDLVIKSPAAKSQCLCPTSCLWG from the exons ATGATGCAGTGTTTTCACTTCATGGTGGAGCCGGCCAAAAACTTAACGGCCAAGATAAAG GAATCTCACAAGAGAGCGAAGAATGGGAAGAGGGAGCCTCTGGACGAGGATCAGCTGTTTGTTGTGGATCTGGCAAGAGATCTGAGCCGAGTGTGCCAG CGGTCAGCAGTCTTGGAGCACATCTGGAACCTTGATGACACCTGGCCAACGGCTCTGTGCAGGATGATCATCCTACAGTGGGCCTCCATGTTAGAGGGCAAG aagAGGCCCATGCAGACAGATGGCTGGCCAGAGATGGATGAGGTCAAACAGCCTGATATATTTAATGAGCAGGACCTGCTGCAGGCCAAAAATGTGATCCTCAGCTGGGTCAAGGACCTGAGAGCTCAGCCTGAG CAAAGTGTGTGGCCTGGCGAACCTGTGGCAAAGGTTCTGGAGGACATGCAGTCAGCCTGGCGCTGGGGCCGCGCGCCCAACCTGCTGACTGCCATGGAGCTAGTTTTTCTGACGTTACTGGTGCAGCGCCCAGATAAG GATACCATCCCGCAGCAGTGGCTCATGTGGAAGCAGAAGACTCAGAAGATTG GTGCCATATCCTACATTCCTCAGCCAG TGTGGGATTGGATCACAGATGCTGCAG TGGAGGTGACTCTGGATCTGGACACAGCCAATCCTGACCTGCTCATCTCCACTGACGAGAAGAGAATGCGCTGTGGCTTCGAGAGAAAGGATGTCCCCAACTACCACCAGCGCTTTGACGGCTGGTGGTGTGCCGTCGGTGTGGAAGGCTTCACCTCAGGCCGGCActactgggaggtggaggtaGGCGAGCGGGACTGGAGGCTGGGCGTGGCCAAAGAGGCGGCCCTGAGGAAAGGCTTCaagtccctgaacacagatacGGGTTACCTGAGCCTGCGGCTGGAGAGGGGCACTGAGCTGAAGGCGCTGACCGTTCCCTTCACCTCCCTGCCGCCTGGCCTCATCCCCCGCAAGGTGGGCATCTACCTCGACTACGACCGCGGCCAGCTGTCCTTCTATGACGTGGACAAACACTTGCACATTTACACCTACAACGAGAGCTTCGATGACAAGCTGTTCCCCTTGTTTGGCACCGTGGAGATCATCAAGGATCTGGTGATCAAGTCTCCAGCAGCTAAGAGCCAGTGTCTCTGCCCCACATCCTGCCTCTGGGGTTGA